In Piliocolobus tephrosceles isolate RC106 chromosome 6, ASM277652v3, whole genome shotgun sequence, the following are encoded in one genomic region:
- the UBAP1L gene encoding ubiquitin-associated protein 1-like: MNALDGVTFKLPKGFVIGTEPLPGPELSVPPCGELLLGSMHDFSLERRALFWVEAAGRGPSPYQCGDPGTASAPPAWLLLVSPEHGLAPATIRDQEAGHQERPEEEGEDEAEASSGSEEEPGPRSFQPGSPASPGPGRRLCSLDVLRSVRSELAGARRRLSEGKLATRPRALLHGFRGRRALSLCPSPALSPRSASPPGPAPQCPAAPASPPRPSTAGAIPQLRSHKPTVASLSPYTCLPPPGGAPQPLNPHKSHPDTVADLLSALSQEEQDLIGPVVALGYPLQRAIIALQKTGRQSLSQLLSYLSACDRLLRQGYEEGLVDEAMEMFQFSESQAGEFLRLWEQFSDMGFQQDRIKEVLLVHGNRREQALEELVACAQ; the protein is encoded by the exons ATGAATGCCCTCGATGGTGTTACCTTCAAGTTGCCTAAGGGCTTTGTGATAGGCACAGAGCCTCTTCCTGGGCCAGAACTCAGCGTTCCGCCCTGCGGGGAGCTTTTGCTGGGTTCTATG CACGACTTCAGCCTGGAGAGGAGGGCACTCTTCTGGGTGGAGGCCGCCGGCCGGGGACCCAGCCCGTACCAGTGCGGTGACCCCGGGACAGCGTCAGCCCCTCCAGCCTGGCTCCTGCTAGTCAGCCCCGAACATGGGCTGGCGCCTGCCACAATCAGAGACCAGGAGGCCGGACACCAGGAAAGGCcggaggaggagggtgaggacgaGGCAGAAGCCTCCTCTGGCAGCGAGGAAGAGCCGGGCCCACGCAGCTTCCAACCCGGCTCTCCGGCGAGCCCCGGCCCCGGCCGTCGCCTGTGCTCACTGGACGTGCTGCGCAGCGTGCGGTCGGAGCTGGCGGGGGCAAGGCGGCGACTCTCCGAGGGGAAGCTGGCCACCCGGCCCCGCGCCCTCCTGCACGGCTTCCGCGGCCGCCGCGCGCTGAGCCTGTGCCCCAGCCCTGCGCTGTCCCCCAGGTCCGCGTCACCCCCAGGGCCCGCGCCCCAGTGCCCCGCAGCCCCCGCGTCGCCCCCGCGGCCCTCCACGGCCGGTGCCATCCCCCAGCTACGGAGCCACAAGCCCACGGTCGCG TCCCTCAGCCCGTACACCTGTCTGCCACCTCCTGGGGGGGCACCCCAGCCTCTCAACCCCCACAAGTCACACCCTGATACTGTGGCTGACCTGCTATCCGCCTTGAGCCAGGAGGAGCAAGACCTCATTGGGCCAGTGGTCGCCCTGGGATATCCTCTGCAAAGGGCCATCATAGCTCTGCAGAAGACAGGGAGGCAGAGCCTCAGCCAG CTTCTCAGCTACCTCAGTGCCTGTGACCGCCTGTTACGTCAGGGATATGAGGAAGGCCTGGTGGACGAGGCCATGGAGATGTTCCAGTTCTCCGAGAGCCAG GCAGGAGAGTTCCTGCGCCTCTGGGAGCAGTTCAGCGACATGGGCTTCCAGCAGGACCGGATCAAGGAGGTGCTGCTGGTCCATGGCAACCGCCGAGAGCAAGCCCTGGAGGAGCTGGTGGCCTGTGCCCAGTAA